In Rosa chinensis cultivar Old Blush chromosome 1, RchiOBHm-V2, whole genome shotgun sequence, a genomic segment contains:
- the LOC112182117 gene encoding probable protein S-acyltransferase 12: MEINLFRLCSGLKVIGYFMILLVAAIVAVSYYAVVVLTWGPELRTGGLHSFLAISIIVVFHFLLIMLLWCYFMVVFRDPGSVPENWKPRTQEEILEAGSSLTSTEITAPEVFNSTQSTDGQERRPEVGYCSRCQNAKPPRCHHCSVCQRCVLKMDHHCVWVVNCVGATNYKSFLLFLLYTFLETTMDTLVLLPNFINFFSEAKSHSTSPGNLAVVFVTFVLNLAFSLSLLCFVVMHISLLSSNTTSVEVHEKRRATRWKYDLGRKKNFEQVFGTKKALWFFPLLSKEDLDNIPALRGLEFPTVSDSEA; encoded by the exons ATGGAGATTAATCTTTTCCGGCTGTGTTCCGGCCTCAAAGTCATCGGCTACTTCATGATCTTATTGGTCGCTGCCATCGTTGCTGTTTCCTACTACGCCGTCGTCGTGCTGACGTGGGGACCCGAGCTGCGAACCGGTGGCCTCCACTCTTTCTTGGCCATCTCCATTATCGTTGTCTTCCATTTTCTG CTTATAATGTTGTTGTGGTGTTACTTTATGGTAGTCTTTAGAGACCCTGGTTCTGTTCCGGAAAATTGGAAACCTCGTACACAGGAGGAAATTTTGGAGGCTGGTAGTTCTCTAACTTCGACGGAAATCACAGCACCCGAGGTTTTCAATTCCACGCAGTCTACAGATGGTCAAGAAAGAAGACCAGAAGTAGGCTATTGTAGTCGGTGCCAAAATGCCAAGCCACCACGATGCCATCATTGCTCTGTGT GTCAAAGATGTGTACTTAAGATGGATCACCATTGTGTTTGGGTGGTGAATTGCGTTGGTGCCACCAACTACAAGTCTTTTCTGCTTTTCTTG CTTTATACATTTTTGGAGACGACAATGGACACCTTAGTTTTGCTGCCGaatttcatcaattttttttctgaAGCCAAGAGTCATTCCACATCTCCTGGCAATCTAGCAGTTGTTTTTGTGACTTTTG TGCTTAATTTGGCCTTCTCATTGAGTCTTCTCTGTTTCGTGGTTATGCACATATCCCTTTTGTCAAGCAATACCACTTCAGTAGAG GTTCATGAGAAGAGAAGAGCAACCAGATGGAAGTATGATTTAGGCAGGAAGAAAAACTTTGAGCAg GTTTTTGGCACAAAGAAAGCACTGTGGTTCTTCCCATTGTTGTCAAAGGAGGATTTAGACAACATACCTGCACTTCGGGGCCTGGAATTTCCCACAGTATCAGATAGCGAGGCTTGA
- the LOC112182118 gene encoding GRF1-interacting factor 3 isoform X1 has protein sequence MQQQQQPQQMMTGMPSFPPTNITTEQIQKCLDENKKLILAILDNQNLGKLAECAQYQTQLQKNLMYLAAIADAQPQPQAPTMPAQQMAPHPAMQQAGYYMQHPQAAAAMAQQQGLFPQKMQMQFNSPHQMHESHQQLHQHAMQGQMGMRPGGANGMPSMHHTESTHGGSKQDNSEAGTGGDGQGSSAGGHGNGDGEDK, from the exons atgcagcagcagcagcagccacAGCAAATGATGACCGGGATGCCTTCATTTCCACCCACTAACATCACCACCGAGCAAATTCAGAAG TGCCTTGATGagaacaaaaagttgattctaGCAATATTGGACAATCAAAACCTTGGAAAACTTGCTGAGTGTGCCCa GTACCAAACTCAGCTTCAAAAGAATCTTATGTATTTAGCAGCAATTGCTGATGCTCAACCACAACCACAAGCACCAACAATGCCAGCCCAG CAGATGGCCCCGCATCCTGCGATGCAACAAGCGGGATATTACATGCAGCATCCTCAGGCTGCAGCGGCAATGGCTCAGCAACAGGGTCTTTTCCCTCAAAAGATGCAAATGCAGTTCAATAGCCCACATCAAATGCACGAATCACACCAGCAGTTACACCAACATGCCATGCAAGGCCAGATGGGAATGAGACCTGGAGGGGCCAATGGCATGCCTTCAATGCATCATACTGAGAGCACCCATGGAGGAAGCAAGCAAGACAACTCAGAGGCTGGGACAGGTGGCGATGGCCAGGGGAGCTCGGCTGGTGGGCACGGCAATGGTGACGGAGAAGATAAGTGA
- the LOC112182118 gene encoding GRF1-interacting factor 3 isoform X2, with protein sequence MQQQQQPQQMMTGMPSFPPTNITTEQIQKCLDENKKLILAILDNQNLGKLAECAQYQTQLQKNLMYLAAIADAQPQPQAPTMPAQMAPHPAMQQAGYYMQHPQAAAAMAQQQGLFPQKMQMQFNSPHQMHESHQQLHQHAMQGQMGMRPGGANGMPSMHHTESTHGGSKQDNSEAGTGGDGQGSSAGGHGNGDGEDK encoded by the exons atgcagcagcagcagcagccacAGCAAATGATGACCGGGATGCCTTCATTTCCACCCACTAACATCACCACCGAGCAAATTCAGAAG TGCCTTGATGagaacaaaaagttgattctaGCAATATTGGACAATCAAAACCTTGGAAAACTTGCTGAGTGTGCCCa GTACCAAACTCAGCTTCAAAAGAATCTTATGTATTTAGCAGCAATTGCTGATGCTCAACCACAACCACAAGCACCAACAATGCCAGCCCAG ATGGCCCCGCATCCTGCGATGCAACAAGCGGGATATTACATGCAGCATCCTCAGGCTGCAGCGGCAATGGCTCAGCAACAGGGTCTTTTCCCTCAAAAGATGCAAATGCAGTTCAATAGCCCACATCAAATGCACGAATCACACCAGCAGTTACACCAACATGCCATGCAAGGCCAGATGGGAATGAGACCTGGAGGGGCCAATGGCATGCCTTCAATGCATCATACTGAGAGCACCCATGGAGGAAGCAAGCAAGACAACTCAGAGGCTGGGACAGGTGGCGATGGCCAGGGGAGCTCGGCTGGTGGGCACGGCAATGGTGACGGAGAAGATAAGTGA
- the LOC112182426 gene encoding LOW QUALITY PROTEIN: uncharacterized protein LOC112182426 (The sequence of the model RefSeq protein was modified relative to this genomic sequence to represent the inferred CDS: inserted 1 base in 1 codon), producing MKEDQKKHTALLKLAKPLVFVILLLFTYTLGYLSSPLTPSPTSPSPPSSSAQSLLQLANLPTQLDHFRVTTHCADPVPSQLVRQTILDQAFNSTSPFTNFPPPHVKSLLRTNRAKGLGPNGAVFEHLIEMVKPRTIIEVGTFLGASAIHMVDLTRKLGLQTQILCVDDFRGWPGFRERFKDLKMLNGDVXLMYQFMQNIVSANATESVLPVPFSTGSVLDKLCEWGIFGDLIEVDAGYDFNSAWSDINRAYRILKPGGVLFGHNYFTAADDRGVRRAVTLFARVYGLKIKLERQHWVIHSGY from the exons ATGAAAGAAGACCAGAAGAAACACACAGCTTTACTGAAACTAGCAAAACCCTTGGTCTTTgtcatcctcctcctcttcaCCTACACCTTAGGCTACCTCTCTTCTCCTCTAACCCCCTCCCCGACGTCACCCTCACCACCCTCTTCTTCAGCCCAATCGCTTCTTCAACTGGCCAACCTCCCCACCCAACTCGACCACTTCCGAGTCACAACTCACTGCGCCGACCCGGTCCCTTCCCAACTCGTCCGCCAAACCATTCTCGACCAAGCCTTCAACTCCACCTCGCCTTTCACCAACTTCCCTCCTCCCCACGTCAAAAGCCTCCTACGTACCAATCGTGCCAAGGGATTGGGCCCAAACGGCGCCGTTTTCGAGCACCTAATCGAAATGGTCAAGCCCCGGACCATCATCGAAGTGGGCACGTTTCTTGGAGCATCCGCTATCCACATGGTCGACTTGACCCGCAAGCTCGGGCTCCAAACCCAAATCCTATGTGTGGATGACTTTCGGGGATGGCCCGGGTTTAGAGAACGGTTCAAGGACTTAAAGATGCTAAACGGCGACG TTTTGATGTACCAATTCATGCAAAATATCGTATCCGCCAACGCGACGGAGTCGGTTTTACCCGTACCGTTTTCAACTGGGTCGGTACTTGATAAGCTTTGTGAGTGGGGTATTTTTGGTGATTTGATAGAAGTGGATGCGGGTTATGATTTTAATTCGGCTTGGTCGGATATCAACCGGGCTTATCGGATCCTAAAACCCGGTGGGGTGCTTTTCGGGCACAATTATTTCACCGCGGCTGATGATAGAGGGGTAAGAAGGGCGGTAACTTTATTTGCTAGGGTTTATGGGCTCAAAATTAAACTGGAAAGGCAGCATTGGGTCATTCACTCGGGTTATTAG